A window of Streptomyces sp. NBC_01241 genomic DNA:
ACGACACCGCACTCGCATCCGGCTGGCCCATCGCCACCGGCGCGATCGAAGGCGCCTGCCGCCACCTCATCGGCGACCGCCTCGACATCACCGGAGCCCGCTGGGGCCTCGACGGAGCCGAAGCCGTCCTCCGCCTCCGCACCCTGACCGCCAACAACGACCTCAACACCTACTGGACGTTCCACACCGCCCGCGAACACGAACGGCTCTACACCCACCCCCACCAGGCCGGATTCGGACTGACCGCCTGACCGATCTTCACTTCAGAAGAGCCGCACCCAAACTGGTTCACTCCACCCCCGGCCGGCCACAGGGCCGGGGAAAGATCGAACGGTTCTTCCGCACGGTGAACAGCGAGTTCGTCGTCGAGATCGCCTCCGGCGACGGACAGCCAGGCCGGCAGATCACCAGCCTCCTGGAGATGAACCGGCTTTTCACCGCATGGGTGGAGAACGTCTACCACCGCCGCGTCCACACCGAGACCGGCGCCGCCCCGCTCGGGCGGTGGATGACCGGCAGCCCTTTCGCCGTCCCCAACCCGGCCGACCTGGCCGAAGCCTTCCGCTGGTCCGAATACCGCACCGTGACCAGGACCGCGCTGGTCTCCCTGCACGGCAACCGCTACCAGGTCGACCCACTGCTGACCGGCCAGCGCGTCGAACTCATCTTTGATCCCTTCGATCTGTCGTTCCTGCGGGTCCGCGCGAACGGACAGGACGCGGGAACTGCGCTGCCCTACCAGATCAGCCGCCATTCCCACCCGAAAGCCCGGCCCGAGACGCCGGCCGAACTGCCCCGCCCCACCACGGGAATCGACTACCTCGCCCTCATCGACACCGCCCACACCCGCACCCTCGCCGAGAAGGTCAACTACTCGGCCTTCGCGATCGATCTGGAACCCGAGGCAGGGCCCGATCAGTAACCGAGCCGACACAACAATCCGCTGACCAGGAGAAACACCGTGATTGACAAGCTCCAGGCCCACTACGGATTCAACCGCATGCCCTTCGGCCGCGACCTCGCCCCCGGCATGCTGCACCGCCACGCGTCCCACAACGAAGCCGTCGCCCGCATCGGCTGGTGCATCGCGGAACGCTCCATCGGCGTCGTCACCGGCGAGGTCGGCGCGGGCAAAACCGTCTCCGTCCGCACCGTCCTGCACAGTCTCGACCCGTCGAAACACACCGTGATCTACCTGCCCAACCCCATGGTCGGCGTCCGCGGCATCCACGAAGCGATCGTCACCGCGTTCGGCCAGCCGCCCGCCCACCTCGGCTCCCGCCTCACCGCCCAGACCGGCCATGCCCTCACCGCCGAGCGTGAAGAACGCGGACGCACCCCGGTCCTGGTCCTGGACGAGGCCCACCTGCTCAACTACGAACAGCTCGAAGCCGTCCGCATGCTCACCAACACCGCGATGGACCAGGACTCACCGCTGTCCTGCCTGCTCGTTGGCCAGCCCACCCTGCGACGGACGATGAAACTCGCCGTCCTCGCGGCCCTCGAACAGCGGACCGCCCTGCGCTACACGATGCCCGGCATGACCTCGGCCGAGACCGCCAGCTACATCAAGCACCACCTCGGACTCGCCGGCCGGGCCGATCAGCTGTTCACCGAGGACGCCATCACGCTCATCCACACCACATCACGTGGCTTCCCCCGCGCGGTCAACAACCTCTGCCTGCAAGCCCTGGTCGCCACATTCGCCGCCGGCAAGTCCATCGTCGACGACAAAGCCGCCCAGTCCGCCGTCACCGAAGTCCTCGACTAACTGGGGGGTTCGGCATTCACTCACTCAGAAAGGAGCCTCTCCTGCCTCGCCAAACTTGCCCCCCTCCACGAGCTGAGAAACCCGAACATCAAGCCGACGAGGATGACCCATCGCCCTGCACCTCCGAGGACAGGGTCCGTCATGCACAGAAAGCCGGCCGCCGCATAAAAGACGCAACCGACGATGTTCCCCCAGAACCGCACACCTGGACTGACTCTCACTTTCATGACCCCCCACAGACGCGATCGGCGCTGCCGATGACGACCAGCACAGTAGACGAATCGATCACAGTGTCACCCCACTGAGGAGGGAGCCAGCCCCAGAACGCTCACCGATCCGGCACCTTGCCGACCGACGCGACACCTCGCCCACAATCGCCCCGCTGGGACAACACCAGCGGGGCGATTCCGCTCTCACTCGTCGGAACCTTGAATGCCGCACCCATCGGCAATTTCAGCGTCGCTCAACAACTCGATGGCCGACCACCACCGCGCCGAACTCGTCGTCGACCCCCTGGACATGGCCGCCAACCTGGGCCGCCTGGAACCCGGCTGCGTGATCCACTCGGACCGCGGATCCGAGTACACCTCCACCCAACTTGGCGCAAAAATCTGCCAGTTGGAATGCCGCCAGAGCATGGGGCGGACTGGAATCTGCTACGACAACGCCGCCGCCGAGAGCTTCTGGGCCGTCCTCAAGGAAGAGATCGGCACTCGCTTCTGGCCGGACCGGGCCACCGCCCGCGCCGAGATCTTCGCGTTCATCGAGACCTTCTACAACCGCCGCAGGCTCCGCAAGCACATCGTGTGGGGATACCTCACACCCCACGAAACGCGCCTGCGTCACCAGCGGGAACAAGCCCTCGCGGCATAACAGGATCGTGTCCAGGATCACGGGGAAACTTCAGGCGGTGCCTGCCCCTGGAACCTGGACTGCCACAACTGCGACAAGTTCGTCCTGTCCGGCGCCGACCTCCTCTACTGGCGCCGCAAGCGCGAGCAGTGGCGAC
This region includes:
- a CDS encoding integrase core domain-containing protein yields the protein MADHHRAELVVDPLDMAANLGRLEPGCVIHSDRGSEYTSTQLGAKICQLECRQSMGRTGICYDNAAAESFWAVLKEEIGTRFWPDRATARAEIFAFIETFYNRRRLRKHIVWGYLTPHETRLRHQREQALAA
- a CDS encoding Mu transposase C-terminal domain-containing protein, producing MNSEFVVEIASGDGQPGRQITSLLEMNRLFTAWVENVYHRRVHTETGAAPLGRWMTGSPFAVPNPADLAEAFRWSEYRTVTRTALVSLHGNRYQVDPLLTGQRVELIFDPFDLSFLRVRANGQDAGTALPYQISRHSHPKARPETPAELPRPTTGIDYLALIDTAHTRTLAEKVNYSAFAIDLEPEAGPDQ
- a CDS encoding ExeA family protein, with the protein product MIDKLQAHYGFNRMPFGRDLAPGMLHRHASHNEAVARIGWCIAERSIGVVTGEVGAGKTVSVRTVLHSLDPSKHTVIYLPNPMVGVRGIHEAIVTAFGQPPAHLGSRLTAQTGHALTAEREERGRTPVLVLDEAHLLNYEQLEAVRMLTNTAMDQDSPLSCLLVGQPTLRRTMKLAVLAALEQRTALRYTMPGMTSAETASYIKHHLGLAGRADQLFTEDAITLIHTTSRGFPRAVNNLCLQALVATFAAGKSIVDDKAAQSAVTEVLD